CTGGGCTATAGAATGAACCAATAACGTCCTTAGACACCTCATTTCTAATGCAGCTGACTCCTCTTTTCAGGGACTGATATCAACACTACAAAAATATCTgaaccctggctgggcagctcagttggttagagggtgGTCTTTATAGGCCAagatgcaggttcaatccccagtcagtgcacatcAGAGAATCAAAcaatcaatgcataaataagcagaataaatcgatgtttctatttctctccctaatatcaattaaaaaaaaaaaaaaaacccaaacaaccctGAAAACATAGAAAGCCAACattaacatttcattattttctagaaaACGTGTACCATGTATTACATTGAGAACTACGATTTGTAGAGTTTGGTGTGCTGAGGGAGCCAGGCTatgggcccagcccccactgcgGCTTGCTCGGTGAACTCTAATAAGCCATGAAGTTTGTATTGAAAGCCCTAGTACAAATGAGGGAACAGCTGCCCCTTCTTTTGCTCCAGGTAGCCTGACCTTGAACACAAGAGTGCTCTAAGACCTTTAGAGATGCTACGAAATGTGGCGTGATAATAACCTGTTTAGGCTTATTGTGCTTTACTGACTTGTGTGACTGTAGGTAAATCACTCTTCTTTGGACTCATATTCCTCAACCATAAAATAAGTAGACTGGTCAATGTTTACAAATTTGTATTTATCTAGCCCTAGAGAGTCTTGAGAGACGCCACCCCAACACCTGCAGCTCCATTCTCATTCAGAGCCTAGGTTAAGGTGGTGGGCACTGAAGCTAGGCAACCTGGATTTTGGTAAGTGTATTAACCTCCCTATGACTCATTTTAGTCACATTGGCAAAACCTACCCCCTAGAGttaagaatcaataaatatacttagaacagtgcctggtgtatAGTCAGCTCTTAGTAaatttaagaaattgccaaaacCAACTACCAGCAATTTCATAATggttcaaacacacacacacacactctttcacACAACTTCAGTTTAAGATATTTCTATGAAGATAGGactctacatattttttaaggaGTTGATAAACCCATGTATTGGATTATTACATCTTTGGGGTTTATGGCATTTTCTCTCATTGACTCACAGGTTTCCTGTTTTCTCACCTAAActcctctgttttttcttttctacgTATTTCCTACGGGTCTCATGGTTGTCCCTGATTTCTACCAATGCTGTGAAAGGTAAGGGTGTGGGCACTGGAACTGGCTGGCTTTCACTGGAATGCCTGTGAATGGAGagcaagggaaggaaaatggaaggGCTGGTAAGGAAACTTGGAGGATGGCACAGGAGAGTATCTGGGAGTTCAGCtagaagatgttttaaaaatacctgcAAATTATCTGCCTCATGGCAGGACCTCTTCTAGCAACTATATGTGTGAGTACTAAAACTTACATCGTCTGTCACACCTCCAAAGGACAGACAGATTTCCCCATTCCTAGCACAGGGAACTATTATTTTAGGCAGCTGTGTATTGAATTGAATGCCCAATGTAAAAATTTTATGACCACTTTTACCAAAATTTCACAAAAAAAGTAGACCCAGGACCGCCAAATGCCTGTTTCCCTTACACTAAACATGCCCACTAACACGTCACCAGGAGATCCCTAAGCTGGGCTTCTGGAGCAACCACCAAGGAGAACACAATGCCTCTGGGTTTCATTCCAGGGGGAAGCTGTGTGTCAAGTTCATTTCTATGGCAGGAGAGAAAGCTACAAAAGTTACCCTGTACCAGTGTCGAAAACCCAGGGCTTTCtagtaaaactttaaaacactAATCATGTACCAAAATATCACACACCAAAGGGAAATCTGTACAGAACTGAAATGCAggaaaaaagtcaattaaaaattctGAGATCAGAAAAACACACTTACTGACAATGGGTCCACAGACACCTCTATTTCTTACAAATGGTAGCAAAAATGTATGAACAGGTGACAGTGGCAAGacctgcttcattttattttaaaaaatttttattggctttatttaatttttttttaaagattttatttattttgagagagaggggaagggatggagaaagagagggagagaaacatcaatgtgtggttgtgtcttacgtgccccctattggggacctggcctgcaactcaagcacatgccctgactgggaatcgaagtggcgaccctttggttcacagacctgtgctcaatgcactgagcaacaccagccacggatttttattgattttagagaaagagaggaagggaaggagagaaggagacagagagaaacggaaacaatgatttgttgtgacacttattgatgcattcattggttgtttcttgtctGTGCCTTAAATCAGGATCGAATCCACATCCCCAGTGTATTGGGATgttgctctgaccaactgagctactcagccagggaaAGACCTGCTTTATTAACAAACTTGAAGGTGAAATGTTGCCCATCCTTCTGGCAACTGCTGAATGAACACCAATGATATGAAAACTAGACTACACACTGGTTTGGGTACTATGAGTAGCACTATGTTTTCTATCTGAAAGTTGACTTTTAAAGACCTTCACACTTTCAGTAAATGCATCCATGAAGTAACAGGGCTTATCACTTCCTTTTTGTAGatttccccaaagccacacacagCATGTTAGTAGCAAAGCCAAATCCTGAACATGCGCCTTCTGCCTTCCAGTCTGGTGTTTTTTTGGAACAGGGCTTCACAAGAACCAAACTTTCCACATAGTCTAGGAAGTTACGAGATAATGTTGAATTTgtgaattaactttaaaaaataccatttatctTTTGCATCTATCTGCTCTGCTGGTCATTGAAATGGGGAGAAGAGACTGGGAGAAATAGCGAGCGGGAGGCGCACACATCCTTAAGCACCCTGAGAGCAATGTTAATGAGGTAGTCAGAGTTAAGGGCTTTGAGTTAGACCACGCATCCTCAAAGGGGATGAAAACATCTTTGATATTATAGTGGTTTATGATCTAAAGCTCCTCCTTGTCCAACTAAGTCTTATTccttagtttttaatttcttttgttagggaggaaatttaaattttaacttttctccTTGGGGGGcaataatgaaaaacaacagcagcaaaacaaCAAATAACCCACAAAAAAACAGTTGTGAAACACCGTGTTAGAAAGACCTCAGTTCTAGTCCTGGATCTGCCACTTACTTGCCATGTGACCTAGAGCCAAGttgcttaattttgtttttcttttaagattttatttatttatttttagacagaggggaagggagggagaaagagagggacagaaacatcaatgtggttgcctcttgtgcaccctccacctgggacctggcctacaacccaggcgtgtgccctgactgggagtcaaaccagtgaccctttggttcacaggacggtgctcaatccactgagccacaccagccagggcaacacttctaagccttaatttcctcatctatatcCATACCATTTTTGGAAAAGAATGTTCAGCATAGTGTCTGGCACTTACTAAGAACTCTATAAACGTTAGCTgctattttgttttctggttcAGACCACTGAGAAAACTGGAGTAAATAAAAGGAGTAAAGGAATCAACAGTTACAAGGGATCAAGACAATGCTGCATTAGAAGAAACCACAAATTACTCCTCTGGCAGCAACCCCCAAGGTATTATCCCTGACtcctgagttatttttttttaaagtttgattttagagagaggaagagaggacagaggagagaaagaaagacaaagagagagagagaaacatcgatttgttgttccactcatttatgcattgactggttgcttcttatatgtgccaaGATTGGGGATCCaactcacaaccttggcctattgggacaACTCCTGAGTATTCTCGAATCTCTGAAAAACTatagagcagccctggctggtgtagctcagtggactgaatgcgggctgtgaaccaaagggtcaccggttcaattccccatcagggcatatgcctgggttgtgggccagatccccagggagggccacatgagaggcaattaatgtttctctccttctctttctccctcccttcccctctgaaaaaaataaacttaaaaaatcttAACACCCCCCCTCAAAACCCCAACCTACAGAGCACACCCAGCTTAGTTTGTTGATCTAATTCccctaaaaatggttaaaattgcAGGAAAAGAACAATAATGATGGTTGGTTTGGTTGCAGGAAAATTTCTGCACAGGAAAAAGTCTTAGGCTCTTAAGCTACATGCTGATCTGTAAGATGAGAGGCTGGATCATGTCATGGAACTGCTTTGTGTTCCTTGGAAACTACTGCTGAGTAGTGTGAGCTGGGTGCTATCTCAAATATCCTCAGAATGAATTCCTGTATAATGTGAAGTAGCGGAAGTGAGTCTAAGACAGTGCTCAGGGACAGAATGAAGCACAAGGATCCAAAGGTATCGGGTCACGCAGACAGGAAGGTGAGTCAGACGGCAATTAACATTAAGCACTCTCTGGCTGCATGGAAGCTTATGCCAGATAGTAACTCTAGCTACAACCAtgaaaaagttcaagaaaatttccttaatggACTCTTTAGCTAGTTTAAGATCATTTGTACTTTCCGCTTCACTGCTGTTGTCTTACCATGATTTCGCTGCTATAGACTATAAATTACCAAATACCAACTAGGTACCAGACAGTTTGCAATGGGAACTCCTGTGGATGACTTGGAGGGGCAGCACCAAAAATGTGTCCCATGCTTACAACACGTCAGGGACTTTACCAAGAAGTGGGGAAAATGGGCTTCAAATGCACAAACTAACATCCTTTCTCTGAAGGAGTGGAACTGAGCTGATTCAAGCAGGATATGATTTGCCAGTCATAGGTAAATAAATGCCAATCAGGGCTTAGGTCAGGAGAAATTTCAAATCACCAAATGAAGTTATGTTTTTCATACTTCATCTATGACCCTTCTCATCTCCCTAAGTAAGACTTAACTGTGTGAGGCAGTCTTACCTGGACGGATATGTCACACTGACCTGACTGGGGGTAGGGAGAATCCAAATGCTCAGACTGCTGAGGTGGCTGGGTTGTTTCTGCTCAAGATGGGCACATCCGACCGGAAGGATTTATGAAAGGACAATGCAGGCTGACGCGACACCACTGGGTTTAGTCGGACAGTCTGGGtgtgccacttactagctggggAAGGgactgtaaaatggagatgataataatcCCTACTTAACAAAGTCATTGTGAAGAATAAGGGAAGTAATGTCTGTAAGCTACCTACTGCTTGCTTATGGGTACATTAAGAATCACACGTCTTTTGCCTCATTCTAGATTAGGTACCAGATACCTTCTATTCGCCTATCGGTACTGTATCACACTTCCTTTTATCCTGTCAAAGGAAGAAACCACCACCAAGAAGTCTGCTAAACAAAGACAGTAAAACTCATTCTTACTGTGGATCTATAAGCCTTCTACCCTGCATTTGGTTtaagaagtggaatagctggccACTGACACCACATGATGTCAAGAGGCAAAAATGTCATGAGACAGAATCACAATCAATTCTATGATATTAAACTAAAGGCATTCTTTAACTGCTTAAAGCTGACATCAACTTGAATTGTCCCAAATGCAAATGTCACTATAATCACCCAAGCAGTCCTTAATAATAGAAGGAATTACTGAGTGGGTATTACACACCATGCCCTGTGCTGGGACTTACAAAATGTAGAGTGTCgtttccaaataaaaatagagaGACAGCAAATAGAGAGAGGCCTCTCCAAATTGCTGGTGTTGACAAAGATTTGCTCCTCTTGCATTTTTACCCTTGATGGAAAATAACTGCCTTTTATTGTACTACACCCACCATGGCTCACAGAATTTGAAGAAATTATAACCCAGGTGACTAGCTGAACACGGTAAGCTCCACAGACCATAGGAGTTTGCCCTGGAAagcaaagtgtttttaaatagaagaaaggTCAGATGCAAAGCTCAGAATACACTCACGTCCTTCTCCTGGATGGTGCACTCCTTACAATAATAGGCATCGGAGACTCCGGGGCCTCCACAGATCACACAGCGCCCCTGATAGGAGCCGTAGTTACACTCGTCACATATGCGCACCAGGGTGCAAGGGCGCACATAGGAGTCGCAGATCACACACTTGCCATCACCTGTGAGGACAAGAGAATGGAGTTATGCCCACTTGCAAGTACCTCAAGTCCTCTGCCCCCCTCGTGTACTGGGGAAAAACGCTAGTCTCCATCTGAGAGTGACTTTGGAGCCTTCTACTTTGGCATTGCAAAACTTGGTTTACTCAGTGTCCACCTCAATCCCCACCACAGACAGGAAAAAGTCAATCAGTTAACAAGAGCTTAGCACAGCACCTGGTAGAGGGTGTCCATTCAATTACAGGCAAAAACTGTGCGTGCTGGAGACGGGCTCATGCTACTTCCTGTCCAAAGCTACAGATTTTTCTCGAaatctaaacatagaaaaatgtGCACGTTGGAGTAGTGAGGTGGAGGCCTTTGGTGGCAGCCTGGCACTCAGTGTCCATGTGCTTCCAGGCACATCTACTTAAAGCCCTCTTTGCGGCCCCACAGGAAATGCCCGTTTGCTGTCTGCAGACACAGAGCACAAGGGTGGGGTGTTCGGAAGGGCGCGTTCCACTCACATTTTTCACACAGTCTTCCGATGGCTGCAAGATCAAAGATGGTAGAGTACTGTTAGAATTAAGAGTTTGACGAAGAGGGAAGAAACATCCTCGAGCTTGGGGTGGGGACAGAAGCAGGGACTTCAGTGAGCCCTGAGCGATTTCATCCGCCTTTACCTCATAAACTTTCCAAACCCACAGCTGCCTGAAGTCCATCACAGGTCCTGGACAATCCGAGTTTCTTGGatcccacccctgccacccacctTCGGCTCCCAGCACCGCGCTCCGCCCTCTTATTATTGGAGACCCCAAACCTGCGCGCTCCGACGCTTCGCGCCGTGAGGCGGGAAACGTGGCACCCTCGAGGCCAGACCCTAGGAAGAGACGGGACTCTCCGATTCCCCAACTCCTAATACCAACCCCACCCAGAGAGCCGCGGACAAGGAAGCTGTCTCACCAACACCAGCCTGTTTGCGGCAAAAGATCAAATCTGGGTGATGTTTGGCCATAGCTCGCACTCAAGCAGGTCACCGGAAGCTCCCGGAACTTCCGCCCGACCTTTAACCCCCATTGTTCCTGCCTCCTAGTCGCCGTCATTGGTCCTCCAGGCTTCCCTCGGCGGTCACAGTTTTTGCACCGAGCCTCGCTCGCTCTCGCGGGATCAAAACCTTTACTTTCCAAAGAGCAGTTTCCGTCGTAGCTGAGGAGCTACGTACTGGCAGGCCCCTGAGTAACAAAGAAAATGCCTTTCCCCGATTAGGATGGGAGAGACAAACTGAAGCACAAATATAAAATTTGCACTTGGATAAGTCATCTTTGTGTAGGCATTTACTCCCAAAAACGTTTTTATGCAGCTTTCTCCTCTTCCGTATTGGTTGCTCACACAGGAGCTCCGCCCACTGCGCACTTGGGACCTGGAGCCTCTTGGAAGTGCCGCCTGCACCGTGACGCCCTGCGCCaggccacgccccctcccccaaggctTTAAGTACGCCTCGTGGGACGTCATCTCTCACGCGACCTCATCTTTGTCAGTGCACAAAATGGCGCCTTACAGCCTCCTGGTGACCCGGCTGCAGGTGAGCGAACTCAGGGCCCTCTGGGTTCATGGGGGCGGGGTGCCTCCCAGCCTGCCTGCGGCTGTGGGCGAGGCGAGGCAGGCCCGACCTGCGGTGACTTTTTGTGTACCTGTCTCGGCCTGGGGCCCAGCGTCATGCCCGGTCGTCCGGCGCCCGAGGTCAAGGCGTCCCCGCTCTGTCAGCTCTCCCAGCACAGTTCCCGCCCCGCGGGAAGTGTAGGTCTGAGCAGTGGCGGCCGGGTGAAGAATGGAggcacttctttctcttttttgaggACCGGTTCTCCTTCCCTGTAgggtttctttctgttcctcaagGTGAGGACAAGGTGACTGCGGGGTACGGTCGTTGTTGAGCCAGTTAGGCTCAGAGCCTGAAGGCCTCAATTCACCTCTAAGAAGCAGAGACTTGCTAGCCAGGTGCACCTACAGTTGCCAGGCCTGGAGTCTGGAGAAGAAACTAGTGTCCTGTTCCATGTTTGGGGGATCTTGCGGAACACGTATCCAAGAATGAAAGGGGGTCTTCCGGCCCTAGACGTAGTAAATGGTGATAACAGTAATCTCCCACCTTTGCGCAAGGTCGAGAGACTGTTCTGGTTCCTTATCATATTTTGAGTCATGTAAACATCTGGTGAGATGATTATTCTCGTTTGATAGGTAATGACACTTCAGAAAGTAGGTGAAAGTTACTGCTGTCATCGAAGTGGCCTGAGCATCTTGTCCTATAGCCCCTCTGTTCTGCTTGGTCATGTCAACCTGTCCTCACAAAACTTTCTGAACCAGAGTGTGCTTTTTGAGCcaacatttgcatttttgaaCGTACCAGAATATTTTGAGTTTACGATTAGTTGCTTTTCAGTTACTAGATGGAAGGGTAGAGACTCAACAGTGTGACCTTGACCCTAAGAAAGCATCTAAGAAAACTGTCTGATTGCCACATGGGTTTTCACTCCTAACACGACAGCCCCAGAAAGGTGTACACTCAAAAGTTCCACATCAAGTGTgtattttgttaataaaaataaagcaattatttCTATATTCTCTGACAGTCTTTTAACTTTGTGACTCTATTTTGAATCAAGTGGCACAACTTtgacttaaaaagaaattgttaCATGCTGTACTGTCAGGAAGCATTGATactagaaggtttttttttttgtcactttgCTTAAATTAAACCACGTGGTTAAAGTGAAATCATTTATCATAAAACACTTTTGATCTCTCAATTCTGGGCAAAGACAAAGGATTTTCCCTAATTCCCTTTTCAGATCTTTTGACTCTCCAGGTTAACGATGTGAAAATACTTAGTTGTTTCTTCCTGATCCTGCTCTCCCATGCTGTAGTGAAGCCAGGGAAGATTATTTAAGATAAATGATTACAGATTTACTGAGTTTGGAAGAGAGGACTAGTATCACAGTATTTTTAAACTGCAAAAGGATGTTAGAAAGCATGGATGTTACACCAATCTAGAAGGAGACCTGGGCTATGCTTCATGTTCTACCCtgactctgtgaccttgaacaagttacttttatatcttagtttcttcatctgtcagtTGGGGATCACCTTCACTGATGAATTTATTGAACACTTGGTGAGTGGCTTGCATTCAGAATTTATGATGATTGTTATGAAGTTATGAGGAAGTAGAATATGCTTCTTTGTGACTATCATAAAGAAGTGACCATCATGTACaccttcctcttttatttatttttagagaggagagctggggaagagagggagagaaacatcaatgtgtggttgcctctcacttgccgaCACCGtcgtgtcccccccccccccaccccgccccagggacctggcctgcaacccaggcatgtgccttgactgggaatcaaaccagtgaccctttggtttgcaggccatcactcaattcactgagccacac
This DNA window, taken from Desmodus rotundus isolate HL8 chromosome 3, HLdesRot8A.1, whole genome shotgun sequence, encodes the following:
- the PHF5A gene encoding PHD finger-like domain-containing protein 5A, yielding MAKHHPDLIFCRKQAGVAIGRLCEKCDGKCVICDSYVRPCTLVRICDECNYGSYQGRCVICGGPGVSDAYYCKECTIQEKDRDGCPKIVNLGSSKTDLFYERKKYGFKKR